ATTACCTGAGGAGGCAAAGGCTGTTCAGAGTAGGGCACGAACGTTTGCCGATGATGAGGTGCTGCCACGAGCGGCTGAGATCGATCGAAAAGGAACGTTCCCTGCGGAGATTGTGAGAAAAATGGCGGAACTCGATCTTTTCGGGTTGCCGTGCCCGCGAGAATACGATGGTGCGGATGCCTCGCTTTTGAGTTATACCGTGCTGGTAGAGGAGCTCTCTCGCGTAAGCGCAAGTATTGGGTGCCTGAGCGCCGTCGGACTCATCAGCAGCTTCCCTATCCTCTACGCGGGTTCCGAAGCGCAGAAGGAGAAATACCTCAGATCGCTTTGTGCCGGCAGCACGTTGGGCGCTTTCGCGTTAACAGAGCCAGCTGCCGGGTCTGACCCCCTTTCTATCGAAACCACCGCTGTTCGTAACGGCGACGACTACGTGCTCAACGGCAGGAAGGCGTATATTACGAATACCGCAGTTGCAGACATCTACGTGGTTCTGGCGTACACGGATAAGAGCCAGGGCAGAAAGGGGATGAACGCGTTCATCGTGGAGAAAAAGACGAAAGGATTCTCTTTTGCGGGGACGGAGAATCTGCTGGGCTTGCGCGGTTGTATTGTGGGTAATTTGGTGTTCGAGGATTGTAGAGTCCCAGAGGAGAACCGGCTTGGCAGCGAAGGCGATGGCTTAAAGATCGCTATGGCCACGCTGGATCGAGATAGAGTGGCAATGGGCAGTGTTGGCGTTGGTATTGCGCAAGCGTGCCTTGACGCTTCAAAGAAGTACGCCCAAGAGCGAACGCAGTTCTCTCTGCCTATCGCCAATTTCCAGGCGGTTCAATTCATGCTCGCGGACATGGCCGTCGAGCTAGAAGCCGCGCGGTTGCTCACGTACAAAGCCGCTT
This DNA window, taken from Methanomicrobia archaeon, encodes the following:
- a CDS encoding acyl-CoA dehydrogenase family protein; this encodes MDFELPEEAKAVQSRARTFADDEVLPRAAEIDRKGTFPAEIVRKMAELDLFGLPCPREYDGADASLLSYTVLVEELSRVSASIGCLSAVGLISSFPILYAGSEAQKEKYLRSLCAGSTLGAFALTEPAAGSDPLSIETTAVRNGDDYVLNGRKAYITNTAVADIYVVLAYTDKSQGRKGMNAFIVEKKTKGFSFAGTENLLGLRGCIVGNLVFEDCRVPEENRLGSEGDGLKIAMATLDRDRVAMGSVGVGIAQACLDASKKYAQERTQFSLPIANFQAVQFMLADMAVELEAARLLTYKAAYLADRKDKFTKEASMAKLYASEVAQRAATNAVQIHGGYGCTKRCPAERYFRDAKVLGIVVGTSEIQRMIIAREELR